GTCGTCGCTGTATCAAACCTCAACTTTGGCAAGTCAACCACCTTCAACTGATATTCAGCGATTAACTGGGGAGTAATAAATTGGTCAAAGCTGTCCCAGTCTTCGCACCTACCCAAATTCCTCACCAATATATGAGTCGCATTATCCTTAACAAACTCTAAGGTTCTCAAAAACCCTTCATAACATTCCGTCGAATCATCCAGCACATACCAATTCTGAATCTCTACATTTAAGTCCCTTGAAGCCTCTAAAATATCGCTAGCCGTTAGCCAATAATTAAACGCCTCTTCCACATTCCCAGGCAAATCTACCAACACTAATTTCTCTAAAGCCAAATCCAAAATGCGGTCTGGTATCTTCAGATTTTTATCTAATTCACTAAAGCGAGTTGGTAGGGCAAACTGCGGATAGGCTTTCAAAAAACTCTCCTGTCTATCGGCATCAACCGCATAGAAATCCAGTTCTGATTCCAAACAGTAAGCAGCCTTTAATTTAGAGAGTAGTGTTTTGCCTACACCACCTTTCTTACAGTTAGATATTTGAATACCAGGACGAGTCGGAATGATTGTAGTTGTCGATTCTGTCTTGTCTATTTTGACCTTGACCATGATGGTTTATTTGCTCGCAAATAACTTATCTATTGCTGATTGTTTTTGATTTGGTTTATTGACTCTCTCACTTATCTCTTCGATTTCCTCTGGCTGTTCGGTCGGCAATATTGACTTAACAGTGTTAGATGTGTCTTGTGCCTCTTCATTCAAGGAACGACGATACTCAGTGTGATATTGCTTTAACGTAGCAGCACTAATCTTGACTCCACTTTCTGCTATCGATTCAGCCAAGTCATCATATTCACATCCTCTAGCTAAAGCTGCCTCAATCCTCAAGTGCAACTTAGCCACTAGCGTTCTTAAATATCCTGGTTTTGATGCCTTGTCTTTAGTTTTGTCTATCTTACGAGCGATCGCTTTCTCTATTGGACTTAGTTCCGACTGATTCATTGATTATTTTTTAGACTCATTTTTATTTATTGTGCCAGTTTTTTTGTCAAACAAACAACTTTTTGAACCAGTAAAAATTTACCTTCAGTAGATAAATTTGCAATTTACCCAGCTAAATTTATACTGATTAAATTTCCACCCCTGATGCACCCTTGGTGAGAATAAAATAAATTACCTTCGTTTTTTAAATAAATATAGATTGGATATTTTTGGGTATTTTTAAATATCAACAATAAGAAATGTAAATTACTCTTTAAACAGTAGTTTTAAATAATTAAAAATGTCACTATCAAAAAAGATTAAACAAGCAAAATAAATCTTCATGGTTTGCTCAATTGGTAGACTTTACGCCAAAGTAAATGACTATGCGACCTGGTTGACTGACAAAAGATGAAGAGAAAAACCTGAGAATAGAGATTCAGTAAAGAGTTGAGGGATTGACACAAAGCAAGGGGAGTCAGCACTCTGAGATTAGATACCACTCATAATTTCAGAATACTGTGAATCAAAACTCCCGTCTCTACAATGCCTTGAATCAATGGATGAGTCAATAGAAGTTTGAAGACAGAAGTATGAAGGCGCGAAGTTTCAAGTTTGTTCGAGGGCTTGTACCTCATACGAAGGAAGAAGTTTGAAGTTTGAAGGAAGAAGGAATTCGGAATTCGGGAAGGATTTTTTGTAGCTCATACCTCACACCTCATACTTCGCGCCTTCATACCTCATACACAGGGCTATCGCCCAGATCGTCCGTCCTTCGGACGACTTCGATGCTTCGCATCGTGTAGGGCGAAGCCCTGGTACCTCTACCAAACTAAGAGCGATCGTGAACGACGGGGCTTGCAACTATAGTGGAACAAAGGACTTGTCCGCATGTAGGAGGAAGTAGCTGTTTACGAAGTTTGAAGGAAGAAGTTTGAAGGAAGAAGGAAGAAAGATTTTTTGTACCTCATACGAAGGAAGAAGTAGCTGTTTTACTTCATACTTCATACCTCATACTTCATACTTCATGCAGCTGTTTTACTTCATACACGGACTCTCTGTCCGTCGCCGTTCCCAAGGAGACGTCGGAACGCAGAGAGCGTTCACCTCACACTTCGCGCCACAGGGCTATCGCCCAGATCGTCCGTCCTTCGGACGACTTCGATGCTTCGCATCGTGTAGGGCGAAGCCCTGGTACCTCTACCAAACTAAGAGCGATCGTGAACGACGGGGCTTGCAACTATAGTGGAACAAAGGACTTGTCCGCATGTAGGAGGAAGTAGCTGTTTACGAAGTTTGAAGGAAGAAGTTTGAAGGAAGAAGGAAGAAAGATTTTTTGTACCTCATACGAAGGAAGAAGTAGCTGTTTTACTTCATACTTCATACCTCATACTTCATACTTCATGCAGCTGTTTTACTTCATACACGGACTCTCTGTCCGTCGCCGTTCCCAAGGAGACGAGCGTTCACCTCACACTTCGCGCCACAGGGCTATCGCCCAGATCGTCCGTCCTTCGGACGACTTCGATGCTTCGCATCGTGTAGGGCGAAGCCCTGGTCAAGCTACTGACTGGTTACATTTATGTCATCTTCAAACTTGTATTTGGATGATAATTGCTTTAATACACACGGGCAATGTCAACCTGACAAAATGGTCGATGTACATCCCTGGTCGAGGGAAGTTGGCTGGGGGTAGACAGAGACGTATTCAGCGTTGGCTAAACAATCCTCGAATCAATGTCCATCGAATCAGAAAGTCCTTGGTCAAAGCAGCACTTGATGATTGGTCAGAATCAAAAATATTTTTGGCATTAGACACTTCACTGTTCTGGGATGAGTATTGCCTTGTGCGGCTTTGGGTTATTCATCGAGGGAGAGCTTTACCGTTGGTGTGGAGAGTGATGAACCATGAAAGTGCTAGTATTTCAGTTACCGATTATCGAGAGATGATTAAGCAGGCACAAGTTAGGCTACGAGAATCAGTTAAGGTAATTTTACTCGCGGAGCGAGGATTTATACATACCGAATTGATGACCATGCTGACAACTCAACTAGGATGGCATTATCGTCTCCGAATTAAGAGTAATACCTGGATTTGGCGTGGAAGTTGGTGTCAACAGAAGTTTGAAGACAGAAGTATGAAGGCGCGAAGTTTCAAGTTTGTTCGAGGGCTTGTACCTCATACGAAGGAAGAAGTTTGAAGTTTGAAGGAAGAAGGAATTCGGAATTCGGGAAGGATTTTTTGTAGCTCATACCTCACACCTCATACTTCGCGCCTTCATACCTCATACACAGGGCTATCGCCCAGATCGTCCGTCCTTCGGACGACTTCGATGCTTCGCATCGTGTAGGGCGAAGCCCTGGTACCTCTACCAAACTAAGAGCGATCGTGAACGACGGGGCTTGCAACTATAGTGGAACAAAGGACTTGTCCGCATGTAGGAGGAAGTAGCTGTTTACGAAGTTTGAAGGAAGAAGTTTGAAGGAAGAAGGAAGAAAGATTTTTTGTACCTCATACGAAGGAAGAAGTAGCTGTTTTACTTCATACTTCATACCTCATACTTCATACTTCATGCAGCTGTTTTACTTCATACACGGACTCTCTGTCCGTCGCCGTTCCCAAGGAGACGTCGGAACGCAGAGAGCGTTCACCTCACACTTCGCGCCACAGGGCTATCGCCCAGATCGTCCGTCCTTCGGACGACTTCGATGCTTCGCATCGTGTAGGGCGAAGCCCTGGTCAACCTAAAAACTTTCACTTTCATTTAGCAGAGGCAATTTGCTTACACAACGTACAGATTCACAAAGGTGAATTTTCTGGCAAAGTTCATGTGATTCTTGGTCGCAACAACGTTAACGGCGAACTATGGGCAATTGTCAGTAATGAAAAAACTACTCTACAAACCTTTGCTGAATATGGATTACGTTTTGATATCGAAGCGAATTTTTTAGATGACCAATCTGGTGGTTGGAATGTTCAACGCTCGATGATTCGAGATGTATGCGCTTTGTCCCGTTTGTGGTTTATCTTATCTGTGGCTACTCTCTACGTTAGTGCCCAAGGTGTTGAGGTAGTTCGTATTGGCAAACGAAGATGGGTTGATACTCATTGGTTTCGTGGTAATAGCTATTTTAGGATTGGTTGGGATTGGGTCAAAGCTGCACTCATTAATGGTTGGAATTTACTTCATTGCGTGACTTTCTCTAGTAATCAAGATCCCTCACCTGCAATGGCATCACGATCGCAATATCAAAAACGAGCAGATCAGTTGGAGTTCAAAGTTTTAACTTATTCCTACAATATTTCTTGAAAGTTTTGTCAGTCAATCAGGTATAGATGAGTTGTTACTACTACATTCCCATTATCTGTTTTGCCGATTTCTCCTATATACTGACGACCTACTCCTGCCGTAACCGTTCATTCCCCCCCTACAAAAACGCCAGAAAAATTTGGGACATAAAGCAGCGAAGCCCTATGTCCATCAATTAATTTCCAAGAGGAAATTGTGGTGGAGCAAGACCTCGTCGAGCATTAGCTAAAACCGAAGCTATATAAATCCAAGGATTAAGCTCTCTCAGACAACAGGTTTCAATCACACTGAGCAGCGAACTGTATGCCAAACTTCCTTCGCCAGTACGAGTACCAAATCCAATATTGCGGGCAATTACAGCATGACGTAAAGCCCTTTCTGCTTCATTATTAATGGGCGGTAACTCAGGATTTTTGACAAAAGCGACCACTGCATCCCAGTCGTTGAGTATTTCTTTAGCTAAAGCTTGTAACTTAGCATGGTCGGCTTTTTTTCCTAGATGACAAACCCGCCTCAAGCCAGCTATCCGTTTTCTCGAAAGACGATTATCTTCACTGGCATCGGCAATCAGGGCAATTAATTCTCTTAAGTCATTCAAAATCCATTGTCCGATTTGGGCTGCTTCTTGCTCAATATCCTCAACGGGGGGAACCCCCGCAACGGATTTTCGCGCTTTTTGGTTAATCGCACCGGTAATAGCGATCGCTTTACGAATCAGATGAGCTAAACATCTCTGTCTTTTGGGGTGAGAACGATATGTAGCATAACCATCCGTTACTAACCAACCCATAAAAGCTTCTCGAACCAAATAAGATAATTCTTCTTTTCGACCAGAGCCAATATGAAATACAGCAGTTTTAGTATTGATTGCCACCCATAACCAATGAAGCTTTCCCCTCTCGTACCAATGGGTTTCACGCCATTTGTAGAATATCTGATTTTTGTAGTTGTTCCACTAATTCTTCAACCACAGGCACACAAGCAATTCCCGCCTCTCTAACACACCTATCTATAGTTCCGATACTTAATTCGGTGTTAGTCCAATCCTTTAAAAACTCTTGAATTTTTCGACGACTCATTCGGTAGCGAACGCCAAGACTCGCGATGAAAGTTGCCAGGAATACTCCTACTAAAACATATTCGGTTAGTTGTAAATCTTTGTTTCTTCCTTCTATAACAGAAACAAATCTTGTTCCTGGTTTCTCATCAGTGCAATGACCACAACTGCAAGTTGTCCGATAGTAATGATGTAATTGAGTTACGATTCTTAACCCGAATAATTTTGGTTCTAGTTCCAAGACATAATATCCCATATACCTTTGAGATTCAGATTCCTTTAAATCGTAATTACAAGCAGCACATATAAGGGGATAGTGTCGAATGATTACCTCTGCTTTTAAAGTTTGCTGACGACCAAAACCTTTTCCTCCTAATTGTTTGCCTGATTTCCTCTTGGATTTTTGCTTTTTTTCTTTGACTCTCGACTCATTTATTTGCTTCTCTTCTGTTTTGACTGTGGCGGATTCAGATTTTGAACTAGGGTGTTCTGGTTCTTGTGTCTTTTTGAGATGATAAGGATTATCGAGTGATGGAGGCTGGGAGCTATTTTCTGAATTCTGCTGCTGCTTTTCCCATAAGTCCGTAGCTAAGATATGTAAATTATCTGCTAGTTCCACCAATCTCTCTTGAGACAACAATTGGAAGTAACTTCGATTCATTTGTGCTAAATCATCTTTGTTTAGTCTAGCCATGGTTCATAGCATACATCAATTTACTCGAATGAGAATTATTTAGCTTCGAGTTCTGCTTTTTTCGCAGGGGGGGGAATGAACGGTTACACTCCTGCCGTGAAATTTCCACTTCTTGCTCCGTCTTTACGCTGAGGAGACCTCAGCCCTAAAGGATTAGCTTCGCGTCACGCAGGCGGTGCGCTTTTTCGATGTCCCGAATCATCCACAATTAGACTAAAACCTCGACTAATTCTGGTCTAACTGCACTTATTCATCACTTCTAAACGACGTTCATTTATCTCCTCTGCCGACCAAGTAGCTTCTGCTAAGAAATGATGTAATTTGTGGTAAGTTACTCCTACAGAGTCTGAAGCCATCTGATATAAATTTTTTCGCTCACTTTCTCCCAATAATCCTCCTAAATAGTTTCTAAACTCTCGTTTTTGTGCCTTTGTTCTTAACAAATCATCGAAGCGTTTACACCATTTATCGAAACAAGGTGGCATGGCTGCGGGAGTGGTTTCTCTCATGATGGCGATCGCCTTAAAGAATAATGCTCAAGTCCTTTCACTAAAGCATTTTACCTTATTTTGAACATCAAAATTGTTTAAGTCCCGTTAGGAGTAGTTTCTTTTATCGAAGCGCGATCGCTATCTAGGATAATGTTAAACTCAATCAGTAAAAGCATTATATCTCATTTTGACTTCTAAAATTGTTTAAGTACCGTTAGAGAAAACTCTAAAACAAAACACAAAGACCTGGAAACATCAAGGATTACGGGAAATACCTATCCCTAAAGATGTTCTTGAATATGGCGCGACAAGGCTTCCCAATCCAGCTTGCGCTTTCAGGCATTAGTTGGAAGAAAACGCAAAAGTGCAACCCAAAAAAAGATCCAGAGTTAGTGCAAAAAAAAACTAGAAATTCTTGCCCAGCTAAGTCAATGGCTACCGGAGATAGGAACAGGAAAAATGAGTGTGTTTTTCCGAGCAGGAGTGGGTCACCTACTGTGGGGAGATGTCTGCGGTTATATCTAGGGTAAGAGTAATCGCCGAATTGAAGTGCCTATAGTCAACGAGCGCCAGAAGCAAACCTATTATGGGGTATTAGATTACTTCAATCACGAGTTTTTGACTCAAGCCTATCCTATAGCTAACTCCGAACATATTATCAGTTTTCTAGACTATTTACAAACCCAGCGTCCCAATCAACGGATTGCCATTATTTGGGACGATGCCAGTTATCATCGTTCCCAAGAAGTGAAAGATTACTTGCAATCACTCAATGTTGCACATGAACAACAGTTTTGGCAACTGGTTTGTATTCGGTTCGCACCCAATGCTCTCGAACAAAATCCCGTAGAAGATGTTTGGTTGCAGGCTAAACGCTTCTTACGAGAGTTTTACCACCTGTGTAATTCATTCTCTCTTGTCAAACTACTGTTTGAACTTGTAACTCACGGTCGAACCTTTAATTTCCCAAAGTTATTTGAGTATGCTGTCTTTCCACAACCCACCTAGGATTGCTATAGGAAATATCTCTTTTGCCAAGATCTGGCTTGAGAGGATTAGGCAATCATCTGCGAGGTTTGTGCATTTAAGTCCCCGATTTTTGCTCATATAATGAAGCTACTCGAGTACAACATCAAGAGGATAAGGTTATGACAAACGACAAGAAAATCTGGTTGATCACAGGTGTTTCCCGTGGCTTGGGCAAAGCACTTGCCCAAGCGGTGCTGAATCAAGGTGATATTGTGATTGGTACCACACGCAGCGGAAAAGCCGATCTCAGTGGAGATGCTAACTCCCTTAAACTTTTTGAGCTTGAATTAACAGATCCGGCACAGATTAAACAGACAGTAGAAGCGGCTTATCAGCTACATGGGCGCTTGGATGTGATCGTTAACAATGCTGGCTATGGCTTGCTGGGCGCACTCGAAGAGACCAGTGACGAAGACATTCAACGGGTGTTTGATGTGAACTTCTTTGGAGTCGTTCACCTGGTCCAGGCGGTACTGCCGTATCTCAGACGACAGCGGAGCGGACATCTTGTGAACCTCTCGTCGATCGCAGGCTTGGCACCGATGGCGGGTTCAAGTCTGTATGCGGCAGCTAAAAGCGCTATAGAAGGGGTTTCACAAGCGCTAGCACAAGAAGTTGAACCGCTGGGGATTAAAGTGACTCTGGTTGAACCGGGTGCCTTTAAAACGGATTTTTTGAGCGCCCACTCCATTGTCAATAGCCACACCAAGATTGCAGACTATCAACCGACCAGCGGCAAGGCGGTGCAGCATCTAGCTGACATTGCCGGAAAACAGCTTGGCGATCCGAACTTGGGCGCACAGGCAATCATCAAAGCCGTTGAGTCGGAAGATCCGCCCTTACACCTGGTGCTGGGATCGGATGCCCTAAAACGAACCCGCGCAAAACTCGAAGCAATGACCAAAAATCTAGATGCTTGGGAAGCAGTCTCTAAAAGTACAGATTTCCTAGATTTGGCAACGGTTTTATAGCGAAGTCTGGTCGCGTAGAGGACTAGATGATCGTACTCGTCAGCTTGCGACCGTTGCCGCCTTTGCTGCCCAGGGTAATCTGCCACAGATGAAGATCCATGCGGGCTATGCGCTCAGGTTAGGCGCGACACAGGATGAACTCAAAGAAATCGTTTACCTGACTACAGTCACGGCTGGATTTCCCCGCTCCATTGATGCAGCGCAAGCATTGCGGGAAGTATTTACTGCGTCTTTGCGAAGGTCTAGTACTGCTCAGTAATCCAGTCCCACCCAAGACTCTACAACTCAACAGAAAAAACATGAGCAACACAACTCATCGACCCCCTAAACGCTTTAAGATTACTCCCCTTTGTTTCAGTGTCGTTTTACTGATGATTGGCTGTTCACCCCGATCCTACTTAAATCCGGAAAACATATCCCCTTCACAAA
This DNA window, taken from Pleurocapsa sp. FMAR1, encodes the following:
- a CDS encoding P-loop NTPase family protein encodes the protein MVKVKIDKTESTTTIIPTRPGIQISNCKKGGVGKTLLSKLKAAYCLESELDFYAVDADRQESFLKAYPQFALPTRFSELDKNLKIPDRILDLALEKLVLVDLPGNVEEAFNYWLTASDILEASRDLNVEIQNWYVLDDSTECYEGFLRTLEFVKDNATHILVRNLGRCEDWDSFDQFITPQLIAEYQLKVVDLPKLRFDTATTVYKNALSFTEARRHSEFSTAQLAGLRGYMRRVYSVLEGAGFNVESLKVNQ
- a CDS encoding IS66 family transposase is translated as MAINTKTAVFHIGSGRKEELSYLVREAFMGWLVTDGYATYRSHPKRQRCLAHLIRKAIAITGAINQKARKSVAGVPPVEDIEQEAAQIGQWILNDLRELIALIADASEDNRLSRKRIAGLRRVCHLGKKADHAKLQALAKEILNDWDAVVAFVKNPELPPINNEAERALRHAVIARNIGFGTRTGEGSLAYSSLLSVIETCCLRELNPWIYIASVLANARRGLAPPQFPLGN
- a CDS encoding transposase, whose protein sequence is MPIVNERQKQTYYGVLDYFNHEFLTQAYPIANSEHIISFLDYLQTQRPNQRIAIIWDDASYHRSQEVKDYLQSLNVAHEQQFWQLVCIRFAPNALEQNPVEDVWLQAKRFLREFYHLCNSFSLVKLLFELVTHGRTFNFPKLFEYAVFPQPT
- a CDS encoding oxidoreductase, which gives rise to MTNDKKIWLITGVSRGLGKALAQAVLNQGDIVIGTTRSGKADLSGDANSLKLFELELTDPAQIKQTVEAAYQLHGRLDVIVNNAGYGLLGALEETSDEDIQRVFDVNFFGVVHLVQAVLPYLRRQRSGHLVNLSSIAGLAPMAGSSLYAAAKSAIEGVSQALAQEVEPLGIKVTLVEPGAFKTDFLSAHSIVNSHTKIADYQPTSGKAVQHLADIAGKQLGDPNLGAQAIIKAVESEDPPLHLVLGSDALKRTRAKLEAMTKNLDAWEAVSKSTDFLDLATVL